In Shewanella glacialimarina, the genomic stretch TGGTTACGTCGAATTGAAAGTAAAGGCATAGTGCTATCAAATGATGGCGAAACCCATTAATTCATAATCAAATAAGATTCAGATAGCGTATAGGCTAAACTGAATCATAAAGCTAAGTTTATCCTTGCTTAACGGTATCACAGCTAAAGTATCCCTAAGATGATACCGTTGAGTGAGGTAAATTAGTACCTGCTGATCTAAAAATGCTAGCATAAGGGCAATCAGCTGAGGAAAAAAATGTCAAAATCTTACCGTTTATCCATTGCCCACATTAATGATACCCACTCTAACTTTGAGCCAAGCCAGGTCAAGTTTACCCTGCAACATCAACAGCAAGCTTACAGCCTAAAAGTCGATACAGGCGGATATGCTCGTCTGGGATATCGCATTGAACAAGCGCGCCAGCAAGCACATGCTAAACAACAGCCGTTCTTATTTCTTCACGGTGGCGACAGCTTCCAAGGCACACTGTATTTTCGTGAATTTCAAGGTTCAGCAAACGCCCATTTACTCAATTTACTTAAACCCGATGCTATGGTCCTTGGTAATCATGAAATCGATGCAGGTAACAGTCCGGTAAAAGCCTTTTTAAATCGCATCGAATTTCCGTTAATGGCCGGTAATATGGACTTAAGCCAAGAAGAAACCCAAAAAGAAGGTATATTGCGTGATCACCCTCAATTATTAGATTACGACGTTGAGCAAGGCATTGCTAAAACCTTAATCAAGCCTTTTTATGATACGCAAATGGCCATTGTTGGTATTACGTTAGATCAAATGCCGCTGATTGCCAGACCTGATCCTGACACCTTGTTTGTCAACGCCATTGAAACCACTAAACGTACCGTAGATTCATTACATCAACAAGGGATAAAACATATCCTAGTATTAAGCCACTTAGGGTTAGATCAAGACCGAGAACTTGCCAGCAAAGTCGATGGGATCAGCCTAATTATTGGCGGTCATTCACATACCCTACAAGGTGACTTTAGCGCTGTTGGTATGTCTCACCTTCCCTACGGCGAAACCGTTAATAACACTCCTATTTTTCACGCGGGAAAGTATGCCGAAACCATAGGTCTACTTGAGCTATGTTTGGATAAAGAAGGCAAAGTGTGTCAATTTACTGGTGATAACTACTTTATGCTAGGTAACACGGTGGAAGTGAGTCAAACATCTGATGAGGTGGTACCGGACACACTACAACACACACTCATCAATACTCTTCGCCAGCATCCGAACATGCTTAACGCTTCACAAGATAATGCCATTGATGAGGTGATTCAATCACAGTATCGTCCTGCTTTAGTGGCATTAGAAAGTCAAATATTGGCCCATATTCCAAAAGACTTTATTCATACTCGCCTGCCCAGTAAACATTTTCCCCACGGCAGTGAAATTGCGCCTTGGGTCAGTAGAAGCATGTTTAAAGCCACCCAATTAGTTGAGCCTAAATTGGATTTCGCACTCCACAATGCCGGTGGAGTAAGGCAATCACTCAGTAAAGGGCAGCTTTCCGTAGCCGATGTATTTGGCCGTATATTACCTTTTGAATTACCCTTGGTGACCTATCAAATTAAGGGAGAATACATTATTGAGGTGCTAGAATCGACCATTAATGCCGCCACCAATAACGGTGTAATAGGCACAGGTGCAGGCAGTTTTCCATACCCATATGGGATCCGTTATAGCTATGATGGGACCCAACCTTTAGGCGCCAGAATTACCCTTATTGAAGTGTATCGAGACGAGCAATGGGTGCTATTACAGCCTAATGAGCTTTATATCGGGGTATCCAGTTCTTACACAGCGACTGGACGTGAGGGATATGGTGCACTTTTAAAAGCCCTGTGGCAGCAACCGGTAGAAAGTAAAAACCTACCTGAAGCATTTATTGACTTTGTTTGCCAGTATGGTTACAAAATAGGTCAGCAACAAATTGTTAACATTAATTACATTAGCCATAGATAATTTCTGGCTTGGATCACAGACGGTAACTGACTTGCGTGTTTTAATGACGCCAATACTAAAAACAATTAAGGAACATTAATGAAAACTACATTACTTAAAGCACTCGCCACTACAATGCTTGTCTTAGGTGTCTCATCAGCCTGGGCTCAAGGTGTTGTCCATCAGGGCGAAGTTATTGATACTATGAATGGCGGTGGTTATACCTATGTTCAAGTTAAAGAAGCCGACAAAACTTATTGGGCTGCGGGCCCTCAAGTTGAAATTGTTAAAGGCGACAATGTTGAAATGTCTGAACAAATGTGGATGAGCGACTTTAAAAGCGCAAGCCTGGACCGTACCTTTGATGAAATTATGTTTGTCGGTCATATTATTAAAAAGTAACCATCGATTTACGGCTGATACTGCAAAAAATTTATACTTTAATAATCGGTTAACCCTAGCTAAGTTAACTTAAACTGAGTTGACCGATTTTTTATAACCCTTCCGATAAAATACCATGACCCAACTAAACATCGTTAGTTTTCTACCTAGCCACGCTGCTGATATCAGCCATATTTATCATCAGTCAGTGCAAGCCATTAACCATCCTAG encodes the following:
- a CDS encoding bifunctional metallophosphatase/5'-nucleotidase — its product is MSKSYRLSIAHINDTHSNFEPSQVKFTLQHQQQAYSLKVDTGGYARLGYRIEQARQQAHAKQQPFLFLHGGDSFQGTLYFREFQGSANAHLLNLLKPDAMVLGNHEIDAGNSPVKAFLNRIEFPLMAGNMDLSQEETQKEGILRDHPQLLDYDVEQGIAKTLIKPFYDTQMAIVGITLDQMPLIARPDPDTLFVNAIETTKRTVDSLHQQGIKHILVLSHLGLDQDRELASKVDGISLIIGGHSHTLQGDFSAVGMSHLPYGETVNNTPIFHAGKYAETIGLLELCLDKEGKVCQFTGDNYFMLGNTVEVSQTSDEVVPDTLQHTLINTLRQHPNMLNASQDNAIDEVIQSQYRPALVALESQILAHIPKDFIHTRLPSKHFPHGSEIAPWVSRSMFKATQLVEPKLDFALHNAGGVRQSLSKGQLSVADVFGRILPFELPLVTYQIKGEYIIEVLESTINAATNNGVIGTGAGSFPYPYGIRYSYDGTQPLGARITLIEVYRDEQWVLLQPNELYIGVSSSYTATGREGYGALLKALWQQPVESKNLPEAFIDFVCQYGYKIGQQQIVNINYISHR
- a CDS encoding NrfJ, translating into MKTTLLKALATTMLVLGVSSAWAQGVVHQGEVIDTMNGGGYTYVQVKEADKTYWAAGPQVEIVKGDNVEMSEQMWMSDFKSASLDRTFDEIMFVGHIIKK